The DNA region TGCTTACTATATAGTGGGTTTTAGGAAGCAGAATGATGAGGGTTACCTTACCCTCTCATCAGCGTCATGTTATTGTTATTTTCATCTCTGTGAAATGTATCGAATCAAATACAAGTATTTTATTATACCGATTTAGTATGACCATATGGGGTTTGTCCAACTCCTTTGGTCACATATTGTATGATTTTGtataaataatatgttttatatTGAAATTTTGGTTTTTGAGAGTCGATAGTTGTTACGATCTGTGTCCAAATGGGATAATCTCATTTGATCACTTTTGGTGATCGATATGATTTTTGGATCTACAAGTTTTTTTTGTGATTtgttaataaaattaaaatttgatGTTAAATTACAGGATAATATGAAAAAAAATGTACCAATACCTGAATGTTTGACCAAATTGGTTTTTCTCCAAACCCTTTGGTCAATTCTATATGGTAATATTTCACAAGTGTTTATAGGGATAATCCTATTTTATCATTTTTTGTCTTTTTTATCGTTCTATTAATGGTAATccatttttcattaaaaaaataaCTTAATCCATAATTTTTTCTGTAAAAACTCTAAAATTAATCTTTTGGGAAAAATAATAACTTTTGAGAATTTGTCATTGCGAATTGTATGCGGTAAGAATTCGACATTGGGAGGCGGAAACTTGGAAAATCTGAGGTAGGAGGGCTGGTTTCACGTATCGAAGGAGAAGTTGTACTTTAGAGTGGTTCAGAAGAATTTTGCGTAAGTTTGACATCCGATGTCAGAATGAGTCTTATTATATCTTTTCGGAAAGGAAATCGCTTCATTAATCAAACTCAATGCGAAGAGTGGCTATTTGATTTTTAAGCTCATCTATTTTCTGAAAACAACGTTTTACTATTTTCTGAAATTTTATCAATTTATATTCTTTCTTTTTATGATTAAAAACCCATAAGACTCATTAGAGTTTCTTTGTTTTATGTATTTAAAGACATTTGGCAATGCCATAAGGACCTTTTGATTATAATAAATTTCAAAGCTTTGTTTAATCTTTTCTGGtgaataataataatttttataaataaaactaAAACTAACAAAATCTTTGTTCTTAGTTGAAATTGTGATAAAATAGCcctaaaataattaaatataccttttataaaatattataaaaatattaatatattTAACTCACTTTTAGGaatataattaactaaataatCTTGGGTGTAAGAAAAGTGAATATATTGTTTAATAAACATAATTTTAGGTGATTTGAATTTGGATGGCCCTTATTGGATAATTTGTGGTTCGTGAATGGAACTTATTTTGTTAACATCCTTTGGGATAATTTTTGTGTTTATGAGTATTATTTATACATaattttggtgaattatgatgtTTGTCCATGAAATGCATATTCGTGATTCATATTACCACGCATTCATGTATTTCAGAGTTTATGTGGAACTTCACTGCATTTTGGTGGCCTCAAATCCATTGGTGGAGATCGTTTGTCTTGGTGGAAAAGACTAGGGGCAAATCTCAGATCCATTGGTGGGGATCGTTGGTCTAGGTGGGAAGGACCAGGGACTAGTGGAGTAAAATCAGTAACATTCCTCTGATTCCACAATATATTTTTGGCACCACATGCATATAAGTGATGGAGTTGGTGGACCATAACATTTCATTTTGTTGTGATGTGTGTTTGTGATTGCAATTGATCGATATATATCATTTATGTATGATTGTTGTGTTTCTTTAATGTCATTCTGTTGCTGAAATCACACAGTTACTATATATAAGTATATTCTCACCCCTTTCTTGTTTGCTTGGTTATGTGGTGTGCTTTGCACGTGTGATTAGCAGGACTGAGGTTCGTTATTGCAGTGAGATGACTATTGCCTCTCAGTAGACTTTTATCTTCCGTATATTCTAGTTTTCGAATAAGAATACTCTGATCTGTAACAATGGGAATAAGGGCATTCGTTTGCATTACTTTAATTTATTTGTAACTAACTATTACGAGATTTTGATTATGATGTATTGATTCAGTTTTATTCAGGCATGTTTTATGGTGTTTTTAAATAAATTTTCGTTATGCAACATCTGTTGTTTTATGATTTATGAAATATTTATGATGGAGTAACATCATTTTCCtgttatttttatttaaaatctaTTATTCGGGGTTTAAGGTGTTACAGTATCCCCTACCCATGTAGGAATACCACACACACCTATACTTTTTGACCAGTAGAGTGACACCCGTCATGGGCCCCCTGTAAAACTAACTTGGGCCACACCTTCTTCTATAATTACCATATTCATTGTCACCCATACTCTTATCCGTACACTCTTAGCCATGGTTAATAGGAGAGCACCTTCCCTTACACTAGAAGAAACTTAGGGAAGCAGTGATGTCAATGCCATGGCGAAGATATATGCCGCCATGGATTAACTACACCGTCATAATCAAACCATAAAGGACAACATCCTCAATATCCGACAACTCTAGTAGAAGACCAATCCCCTAGAAGAGATGTAAATACTAGATCCCCAACCACTCTCAGACGAAATATAGGAAGTGCATGTCCCTAAAGGGGTCATGCCTCCCCCATATTTGTCCAAGTTTTATGGGTGTAGTGACCCTTATAATCATGTCGCCGCCATCAACACACATATGACCATCATCCGAGCGCTTGACACTCTGAAGTGTAAATTATTATCTGTCACCTTTAGGGATGCAACCTTGTAATGGTATATGGATCTGCCTCGAGCTTCCAATGTAAGTTATCAAAAATTGGAGATGAAACTCAGACACCAATTCATCTTCAGCCGTCATAAGAAAATGTCCACCACTAACTTCTTTAACATACAATAGGGTCTCTTAGAATCATTGAGGGATTACCTCACCCGGTTCAATGAAGTTACCACAAAGGTCTCCCCCATAAACCAATAAATGTTCATGGAGCATTCTAGAATAGTCTTAGGGTGTGACACTTCAATGAGTCTCTTGCTCAAAATCCGACACTTTCGTTGGCAGAAGCATCATTAGGGTAAAAGGCCCAGAGGAGGCACGAAGTACCATAGCTAAGAGCGACTAGAGCTACATCAAAGGGTATATCAGTTGgttcttcagggtgtcacatCTGCATATGGTGCAGGCTACTCCAGGAGATCCACTAAGGCCAACTCATTAGGAGATACTAGAGGAGGATAAAGCACAGTTAGATCATGCTCATGAGTCTTGCCTATGTGTCATTGCATAGTGGAGATTGCGCAGGCATGCATTGATAAAGGTATCTTCTCTGATGGGTTTGATGTGAGGCAGGTCCTAGATGTCGTAATGACGGAGCACGAGATGCATTAATGTACCGGAGACAACGCTGGAGGACGGAGGGAGGGGGTATTGAAGGCCGATGAGCTATAGGAGATGGAGTCTGACATACGCAGTAATGCAGTAGTGTATAGTAGTTGTACATTGGACTCATTATGGATTGTATTTTATTTTCACTTCATTCTACTTTATCGTTTATTTCGACTTTATTTATGTCATTTTTGGACCATCTAAATTTATATGTCATTTTTTGTATATCGGTTGTATGGTTTAAATCTCATCACATAACAAGGTTCTTAACGTTTATAAATCATCACTTTCAATTGCATAAACCATATAAATCATCAGTTTCATCACTTGTCTAAGATGGTACAAATATGTATCTCCGTAAACTCAatatggagatgcatctctagaataATAAATGGTAAAATGTCTCTCAGAGTGTGATGCATGGTGTGTGTTTTAAAAtattacggagatgcatctccagattAGTTAACGTTTTAATTTAAAACATGGTGCGTCTGGAGATACATCTCCAAAATCTGAGGGACATTTTGAGTTTTTCATAAGGTATTTTTCCACTTATATGAGTGGGATAAGAAATTCtctaaaaaaaatgaaaatgaaaaataactGTTTTTTTATATATACTAGTCTCCGTAATCAATATATTGTATTGATTTTCCTAGGTAAATAACAAAATgcaaatttttttaaataaccatttatttttaaaaaaaatccaaaataataattttttcaatttttttccaaaaCAACCACCTTTTAAAATGGATGCGCCAGATGAACTGGCGCATCCATTTTCTCTAAAGAGGAGGCACCAGCTTGAGTGGCGCATACATTTGCTGCTTCATGAAGAGGCGTCAATGCTTATGGTGTATGGCTTTGCATGcggtgtatgcgccaattcacctggcgcatacacccttgtatttttttttaatttttaatttttaatttttttattaaataataaaatataatgTAAAAAATATGTATTCATGATATaattgaaggagaagagcgatctaaaatgcaacggaatttaaaattttctcctttagtgatccttacaaatgagcatgatcagtgatagaatcgttacctcttgtggcgattgaaacctttgatgcagatctacggagcgatcatgaacgttgaatggtgacaatgtctctactcaatccacacgaacggattccttcaatctcagtgctagctgctacgaatgaaggctttgagtgtgtgtgtgtgtgtgtgtgtgtgtgtgtgtgtgtgtgtgtgagagagagagagagagagagagagagagagaaacgaaattacaactgcacaaatgcttttgcacaagggttctatttatagaatcacttgtgtgggttgcaagctaaaaagcccacttaagtgtatgtggcccataccttatgatatgccaaattcacttaagtgtgtggtaccttaccatatttcatattctacttaagtacgtcgtaccttacgatgttctacaattcacttaagtgcatcgtaccttacggtgttccttagttactctatctctcatcaattcgtccttttgtgtgtgaccctgtagattttcgtgacattagcaattatattaaatcacgtatttaacataataaatagtgagcggtatctagcaacatatcactgctacccaagacatgaaaatgtcatgtgatatgacaaatccttttgtgataatacttatatgtataattactctttttcccctatgtctatattgaacacaaggcatagatcgtgtcatccttgtccagttcaatattgggcccgtaaacatttatcctgttaagcaggatgggcaaattctatctaggtcactcatgaccctcaacatgcttcgtggagtacccatcaactatctttatggtcaaccagttacggacaacgtttgatcaacaataaggcactcgactctacatctagggtccatagtggttttaggtcgaagggtggtataaaccactatcaccatgagaataacttatgacactttgcataacattctatatagtattctcatagcgggtcaatctagtataaatattactcttaatattcatacatatgtttaagacctgataactccttatccatgatccatgaaatgtgatcatcagtctatatacataatagtcttaatgatttaatgttatcccactttacaacaaaactcgactacagatactttaagaataatgtctttatgtttaatgagatctaatgattaagtcacacttgatacattaaacggactaactattctagggactttattaaacaaacataataaagaaaaagtcttttattattaataaataatttgatacaagtaacaaaagtattggcctctagggcttacaccaacaatctcccactagcactggagccaatcaggcatacccctaatgcccatagatatagtatgaccatcatgcttctgctgcgcaagaggctttgttagtgggtcaacaatattgtcaagtgtaggtactctgtatattttcacatctcctctatctattatctctcgaatgaggtgataacgcttaagtatgtgtttggattgtTTGTGAGATCTAGGatccttagcttgtgcgatagcgtcattgttatcacaatagagataaatgggatccataatgctaggaactatgccaagttcactaatgaaatttttgatccaaacaacttcctttgctacacttgaggcagcaatatactcggcctcggttgtagaatcaacaactgtatcttgctttgaacttttccaacttacagcgccaccgtttaagcaaaacacataaccagattgcgatctaagGTCATtcttatctgtctggaagctagcatcggtgtatccaattacaacaagctctttctgacctccatatatcaagaatgagtcattagtccttctcaaatacttaaaGATATTCTTGACggctacccaatgagcatcaccaggatcaaattggtacctactcgttgcacttaaagcatacgagacatccGGTTGAGTACATCAtatggcatacatgatagatcctattgcagatgcatatggaatcttgTTCATacgatccctttcttccttagttgaatgggattatgtttttgataaacacaggccatgttgcataggtatgaatcctttcttggaatcatgcatattaaagcgtctcggcactttgtctatgtatgtactctgacttaggccaagccgtttttatgatctatctctatagatcctgattcctaatatataggctgcttcacctaggcccttcatagaaaagcatttccccaaccaagactttacttgttgtagggtagggacatcgtttccaatgagtaatatgccatctacatataataccagaAAGACAATCATGCTCCCACTAGCCTTCTTGtaggctcatcttcattcttgatgaatccatattgttttactgtttcatcaaaacgaagattccagcttctgaaagcttgcttcaatccatagattgatctttgtaacttacatatcttttgggcttcttctggcatgtcaaatccttcaggctgtgtcatgtacacatcctcaagaagattcccattaaggagagcagttttgacatccatctgccatatttcataatcatgatattcagcgatagcaagtaaaattcgaacagatttaagcattgcaactggtgaaaaggtttcatcatagtcaacctCATGAGTTTGTTTATATCTTTTTGCAACgagtcttgccttataggtatgtaccttaccatccatggcagtcttctttttgaagacccacttgtgtcctatagggttaactcctacaggaggctctaccaaggtccaaacctggtttgtgtacatggaatccatttcagatttcatggcttctagccacttctcagactcgggaccagttatggcctcttggtaggtcacatgcccatcttgatccatgagtaatacatcaccttaaTCAGTTATGAGAcatccatatctctcaggtaggtgacgtatcctgcttgacctacgttggtcttgttctactttagcaggttgctcttccataactacttgtgtttcctgctctaattcctccacaggtgtatcaatgctttgtgattcatgaatttcttcaagctctactttcctcccactgattcctttggaaataaaatccttttctaggaaaacttcAGTTCGAGTGACAAACACTTTGCACTCAGAAGAATTGTAGAAataataccctcttgtttctttaggataccccacaaataagcatttgtcagatttgggctcaagcttagttgaaatttgtcgtttcacataaacttcggAACCCCAAATCTTaatgtaagacatatgtggtttcttaccactccatatctcatatggtgtcttctcaacctttttaGATGGAACACAATTAAGTatgtaagctgctgtcaatagtgcatgtccccaaaaggagtttggaagatcggcgtgactcatcatggatcgaaccatgtctaacaaggttcaatttcttctctcagatacaccgttccattggggtgtcccgggaggagtaagttgggataggatcccacactctttcatatggtcatcaaactctaggcttaaatacttaccacctcgatctgatcgaagagttttaatattcttacctagttggttttgtacttcattcttgaattccttgaacttttcaaaggactctgatttgtgtttcattaaatacacataaccatatctacttaaatcatcaataaatatgatgaagtactgaaaacctcctctgcctggtatgtttagtggttcacatacatcagtatgtatgaggaccaaaagatcattagctctttcacctttttcccgtgaatggagactttgtcatctttccaattaaacaagatctgcatgtcttgtattttaaaaattattttaaaaattgtggttatttcaacaaaaaaaaatcacaaaatgcATCGTTGTTCAGTGTCATTGTTGTAGGGTAAAATAATTGTAACAGGATCGATGCTCTTTAAACTCAGATATATCGAAGAATTCTTTTTTACATGCACCAACCACCACATTGTTTATTTAATGATTAATTTCACTTTTGTTTTTCCCTTAAATTAAATCACTTCAACTTCAACATCCGTAATACTTGTGTTAAAACTTCAAGAAGTTCAACACGGAACATCTATTTCAAGTCTCAACTACATTTATCCTAAACAAATAGAAAATTAAAACAACGTCAATTACTGTTGAGAACACTTTTACAATCATACAACgtttaaaaaaaatatgaattgatGTTGTACATTGCCGCCATTAGTAAAAATGGTGACTAAAGAATTGCACACCACCAACATGGGCATAGCCATGGCTGATTAATAATACTACAGCTCTGGAATAGTCACCAATTTGTAATCAAATTAACAAAACATCATACCATGCAATCTTGTTCATCAGTACCCTAACGGTACATCATAGTAAAACACGGTGATCACATAATTCTGTTGATAAGAGAAGAGTATTCTTTCATGTATATTATTTGGCTCTCTTATGTTCCTCTCAAGGACGCAAGCCTAGCAGCTAAATCATCATACTCGGGTAAATTGGGATGCACATGTCGAGCTTCTTTTGATCTATCCGGCTGAAACGAAGCAGCTCGAGTAAACACTTTCTTGACTTCCATCTCTTGTGATTGTTCATGAGGAAGGGAAACTGATCGAGGTGCGCGTGGGACCGTCTCCGGTGTCTTATCAGGTGCCTCATCCATTTGGTGTGCATGGCGACTTCTAGACCTTCTTCTTGCTTTCTCAGGCCCAGCAATGGATGATGGCTTTTTGCTGTAGTGCATCAGTAATCTATCTATTACTCTTTCCTCTTCGTCTTTTTTATGTTGTTCATCATCAAATAAAATTTGTAGGCCGCGCCTTGATTCGTCTCGTCTCCTGCTCCTTGATTTGTTCGCAACTTCAGAATCTTCCTTAGTAGCATCATTGTGTGTAGACCGTGATTTTGAGTGCTTACGCCTCATAGATTTTGGTTTTAAAACAGGGAATTCTTTAGCATCTTCCCGAACATGGGGTTCTTTCTCATAGCCCTGTTTACTCTGTTGTGCATTTCTAGTGGCCTGCAAATCTTGTTCAGAATTATCCAAACCAGATCGGATTCTCTCTGTCGTAGAAGCAGCATCAGGCTTTTGATGGATTGAAGAATTTGTTGGGATGGCATCATTGTCAATATGTGGAGAGGCTACTTCAGTTTTGTGTGTGCTGGTCTTGAGTTTAGAATTAGGTTTTACATAAGGTGGTGGGATGGCATTACTGTAGTAGGGCTTGACCGTAGGAGTTTCATCCTTTTGAACTTTTCTCTGAGAGTTATCAAGATCAGGTAGGCCACCGTGATTAACAGCAAATGGCTCATTCAAGTTGCTCTTGGAATGAAATCCAGCATGACTTGGAGACTTCCTAGCAGTGGCAGCATCCTGGCTTTCTCTCACACGGATGGCATTCCCCCTTCTATCATGTAAATCAGAACCATCTTCGAATTGTTGTACTCTCTTATCCTGAGAAGAACATCCTATTGGTTTTAGCATACTACCCTCCTTCCAGTAGCCACCTTTCGGAGAAGTGAGCCCTTCTCTTCCAGGTAATGGATTGCCATGGCTATCCCTCGGCAGACTGGCGTCATCATACTTACTTATTGGCTTGAATCCTTTTTCAGCAAGTTTGGATTTAGGGTGAAGATGATTTTCATCTCCTTTTGAGGAGGCAGCTTCCTTGCCATTCCGAAATTTCTGTCTATCATTAGAATAGTCAGGATTTTTCTCTAACAAAACCTCATGCTTGCCTTGTAATGGTTTATTGTGACCCTGCACAAGCATATGTATTTTATTGTTATGGTATATTGGCATGTACACAAACATATAAGCATATGTTAAAATGGTTTCCCAGCAGGAAAATAAAAACATAAGAGAATGAAAATAGTAATGTCAATAATGGGGGAAATCATTATATCACGAATTGGAAAAATATTTAAAATTGACAATTGACAAACAAAACAAAGAGAAATATGTAACAAGAGGTTGAGGACAACACCTGGGCAAAAGGAGAGGATTTTGACATCCTCAGTTCAAAAGCTTTGGAGTCCCACTTTATTGAAAACTCTGAAGAAATTTCTTGCATCAACCAAACCTTCTGCTCCAAGGTAAAATATTTTGGATTCAAATTTGCAGCAAACTGACAATTAGTAACTTAACGAGTCAGTTCAGGAATAAGTCATAAATATGTATAATTGAAATGATATAAAAAAACTGAGAGTGACCTCTTGATTGACATAACATTCTAGGGAGTTTCCGTATCTCTCTTGAAATATTTGCCGAAGGTCGCGTAACTCTGGTAGATCAGAAAATCTTGCAGCAGCAACAATCAGAGATGCTATAGCTTCCCTGCATTCCTCAGGGCATCCACTGTAAAAGATTTGAAACAGTTTAAGTACATCAATTAAGGGATATTTAGACACTACATGTGTCCAAAATTATACATCAGCATACAAAAACAGGTTCAACAACAGCATTTCACAGGAAATATTGGATAACGGCACGCCTGTTCCACTGGTATCAGAAGACTTATGGGGGAAACGGAGTATTAGGGCCAATAATACAATGATCAGCTCAAAATAATTATGACAAATAATAATATTGCAACAGTAAAATTTTACCACATAGAAAATGTAAATTTTTGTAACTCTTAAACTCTCCTGTACTTCACATGAATGACATCAAGCATATGACTTCACAACATTAAGTTTTGTTCTGTGTCTGCCAAGAAAATGAATAATTCTTGGCCTTTCTTCACTTTTATGTACAGTGTACTTCACATGCAAGCCATCAAGTATTAATTCTTATAACTTTCAGATGATTATTCATCAAAATTGCCGGTTACAATTTGACACCATATTATTCTTAAAATTCCACTCAAAAGAAAGCCTATTCGCTCAAAGCCATATTCAGCAGCTCTGCAATATGTAGAAGGATTACAAACCCACAGCTATATTCAGCTAGAAATGTGTAACATTTGTACAGACACATATACTTATGGTGCATTACCGAAGAGTATTAAGTTTGTTTTCTTTCAGAAATTATGACATTGTTGAAGAAGGAAAAGATTTCCCTCTAAGAGTGGTCTGTTTCTGCAATTAACAACATCAAAAGAAGGAATATAAAATATAGCAGTGATTCCATTCCATTGCCTGTTTTCAACCAAAATGaataaatattgaaaaaaaaGCACTTCAGAGATTCATTTGCTTTTGTGGCAACAGGATAACGTGAAAGGTTTTGTAAGAATGCTTCTATATTATCCAACACACTAAAATGTTCCTAAGATTTATTTTCAAATCAATAATAGGGATTTAGGATGGCCAAGTTATTGAATAACAAAATTCAAAAAGCAAATGAAACTGAACACTCAACTCACATGGTAACAAGCTGAGAAAAGCCAGATAAAATTAGAAAACCATGCAGCCTTAATTGATTGTTTCTTTCATAGAACTGCCAAAAAAAAAGTGGGACTACTGAATTTATATAAGAGATTGTTTTTCATACTTCTATGCAATTGTTGATGCCCAGTATAAACATACAATCATTAGTCATTACTCATTTTCATGCTCCATAAATTTAAATCTAAAAATAAAATCTACTTTCATGCCTAAGCAACTATGAAGCACAAACACAAACACGGACACCAGACACAAAACCGACATGTCGACAACAATGCCTTTTTTTAGAGGTGTCGGTACTACAGAGCTAAGCAATTAAAATAGACACATCAAGCCTGTCATGTTGCTTTTATCATTATCAGCCATGATTCAAATGAAAAAACACTCCTGGGAAATAAAACTATTGCATCCACATCTAAATCATAACCATTAAAATAGATTTATACCTCAGTTTCTGCAGTCCTGAGAGGTGCTTCAACACAAAATCACAGGACCACTCAACAAAATCATAACAAGATGTCAATGTCAACTCAGCAATGAGTCCTTCGGCCTGTAAAACCATCTCATGA from Lathyrus oleraceus cultivar Zhongwan6 chromosome 1, CAAS_Psat_ZW6_1.0, whole genome shotgun sequence includes:
- the LOC127116505 gene encoding uncharacterized protein LOC127116505; this translates as MFDGLLGRGFAAKCKSLIKLTKNRIDVIRRKRKATEKFLKKDIADLLANGLDVNAYGRAEGLIAELTLTSCYDFVEWSCDFVLKHLSGLQKLSGCPEECREAIASLIVAAARFSDLPELRDLRQIFQERYGNSLECYVNQEFAANLNPKYFTLEQKVWLMQEISSEFSIKWDSKAFELRMSKSSPFAQGHNKPLQGKHEVLLEKNPDYSNDRQKFRNGKEAASSKGDENHLHPKSKLAEKGFKPISKYDDASLPRDSHGNPLPGREGLTSPKGGYWKEGSMLKPIGCSSQDKRVQQFEDGSDLHDRRGNAIRVRESQDAATARKSPSHAGFHSKSNLNEPFAVNHGGLPDLDNSQRKVQKDETPTVKPYYSNAIPPPYVKPNSKLKTSTHKTEVASPHIDNDAIPTNSSIHQKPDAASTTERIRSGLDNSEQDLQATRNAQQSKQGYEKEPHVREDAKEFPVLKPKSMRRKHSKSRSTHNDATKEDSEVANKSRSRRRDESRRGLQILFDDEQHKKDEEERVIDRLLMHYSKKPSSIAGPEKARRRSRSRHAHQMDEAPDKTPETVPRAPRSVSLPHEQSQEMEVKKVFTRAASFQPDRSKEARHVHPNLPEYDDLAARLASLRGT